GTCTTGTTACCCGGCCGTAGTGTCCTGCGTCCCGAGCCCCGGTGCGCCGGCCGTGCCGGTAACCCCGCCCCCGTTCCGAGGAGTTCAGCCATGAGGGACGCAGTGCGCCGTCGCCGTGCCGTACGGCCCGCCGCCGTACTGGCGGCCGTGCTGCTGGCCGGCGCGGTGGCCGGTGCGCCGTCGGAGGCGGCGCCCGGCACGGTGACCGGCGGACCGGTGGCGGCCAAGGTGCCGCACTCGGGGGTGAACACCTGCCCGGACCCGCCGATCGGTGAGCTGGACCAGGCCAGGCTGCCGCCGGTGCCGCCCGGCGCGATGGTGCTGCCGTTCCCCGACATGGACCCGTTCCCGCCGACTCCCGCCTGTGCCTTCGCGGTTGGGTTCGCCAACGTGCACAAGCTCGGGCAGGCGTCGGTGGTCAACGACCCGGACCGGAAGCCGGTGCTGGCCGGGCTGAACCTGACCCGACGGTTCGTCACGCTCTGGGATCCGGAGCCGGGCCAGCAGCCCTACTTCGAGGCGGACTCGCTCGGCTACCTGAAACTGCCGCCCTCCGACACCACCTTCCTGACCTACGGCTTCATGCCGACCACGGCCAAGATGGAGCTGATCCCGCAGGGGCTGCTGACCATCGTGGCCACCGGCAACTCGGACTGGGAGCAGCCCGCCGAGTTCACCATCGGCGGCTACCAGTCGCTCCGGATCTACGACGTGAAGATCAACGGGACCCCGCTGGACGTCGGCCCGAACTGCCGGACCGTCAAGCCGGTGAACCTGGAGCTGAAGGGCCGTCAGGACGACTACCTGCCGGGCGGCGGCGACGGCAAGCCCGACTACACCCTGCAGGGCGGCGGCCCGCTGGCCCAACGCGACCTGACCATCCCGCCGTTCACCGGTTGCGGGACCGGCGGGGAGAACCTGGACCGGCTGTTCACCGCAGCCGTCTCCGGGCCGGGGAACACGCTGAACCTGATCCAGGGCGCGATCTGCACGCCGACCAGCGACCAGCCCAACGGGTGCGAGCCGGAGATCGAACTGTCGGCGCTGCCGCACCGCCGCTGACCGATGCCCACCAGTCGAGAGAACCGGGAGGTGCCATGGGAATCGAGGTGACCGTGGAGGGGCTGACCAAGTCCTTCGGGCGGCAGACCGTCTGGGAGGACGTCACGCTGACGCTGCCGCCCGGCGAGGTGACGGTGCTGCTCGGGCCGTCCGGCACCGGCAAGACGGTCTTCCTGAAGTCGGTGATCGGGCTGCTCAAGCCGGAGCGCGGCCGGGTGCTGGTGGACGGCGTCGACATGGTGAACAGCCCCGAGCGGGAGATCTACCGGGCCCGCCGGCTGTTCGGCCTGATGTTCCAGGACGGCGCGCTGTTCGGCTCGTTGAACCTCTTCGACAACATCGCCTTCCCGCTCCGGGAGCACACCCGGAAGAAGGAGGACGAGATCCGCCGGATCGTGATGGAGCGGATGGAGATGGTCGGCCTGGTCGGCTCGGAGGCCAAACTGCCGGGCGAGATCTCCGGCGGGATGCGCAAACGGGCCGGGCTGGCCCGGGCGTTGGTGCTGGACCCGCAGATCGTGCTCTGCGACGAGCCGGACTCCGGGCTCGACCCGGTCCGCACCTCCTACCTCTCCCAGCTGCTGATCGACCTGAATGCGCAGATCGACGCCACCATGCTGATCGTCACCCACAACCTGGACATCGCCGCCACCGTGCCGGACAACATCGGCATGCTGTTCCGCCGCGAGCTGGTCGCCTTCGGTCCGCGGGAGGATCTGCTGCGCAGTGAGCAGCCGGTGGTGCGGCAGTTCCTCAGCGGGCGGCGGGCCGGTCCGATCGGCATGTCGGAGGAGAAGGACCAGGAGCTGCAGGACCAGGAGACCGTACCGGTCGAGGAAGTGCGGCCGCTGCCGGCGCAGTTGCAGCCCTCGCCCGGGCTGCCGCCGCGCCGGGCGCTGCAGCGCAGGCTCGAGGTGGCCCGGTGACCGGCGCGCTGCGGCACACCGGGCAGCTGCTCTCGCTGTCCGCCGGTACCGTCCGGGACGTCTTCCGGCGGCCGTTCCAACTCCGGGAGCTGATCGAGCAGTTCTGGTTCCTGGCCAGTGTGACGATCCTGCCCGCCGCCCTGGTGTCGATCCCGTTCGGTGCGGTGATCGCGCTCCAGGTCGGTTCGCTCGCCCAGCAGTTGGGCGCCCAGTCGTTCACCGGCGGGGCCAGTGTGCTGGCGGTGATCCAGCAGGCCAGTCCGCTGATCGTGGCCCTGCTGATCGCCGGGGCCGGCGGGTCGGCGATCTGCGCGGACCTCGGTTCGCGGAAGATCCGCGAGGAGCTGGACGCGATGGAGGTGATGGGCGTCTCGCCCGTCCAGCGGCTGGTGGTGCCCAGGGTGCTGGCCGCGATGGCGGTGGCGGTGCTGCTGAACGGCCTGGTCTCGGTGGTCGGCACGCTCGGCGGCTACTTCTTCAACGTGGTGCTCCAGCACGGCACTCCGGGCGCGTACCTGGCCAGCTTCTCTGCGCTGGCCCAGCTGCCCGACCTGTACATCAGCGAACTGAAGGCGCTGATCTTCGGCTTCATCGCGGGCATCGTCGCCGCCTACCGGGGCCTCAACCCGCGCGGCGGCCCCAAGGGTGTCGGCGACGCGGTCAACCAGGCCGTGGTGATCACCTTCCTGCTGCTGTTCGTGGTCAACGTCGTGCTCACCGCGGTCTACCTGCGGATCATCCCGCAGAAGGGAGCCTGAGCCATGGCCCTGCTGGACCGCGCCACCCCGCCGGGCGGCCCGCCCGAGCCGCCCCGCCGCTCCCGGCTGGCCTGGCTGGAACGGACCGGCGACCACCTGCTGTTCCACCTGGCCGCGCTGCTCTGGATCCCCCGCGCGCTGTACCGCTACTTCCGCGAGGTGCAGCGGCTGTTGGCCGAAGTCGCGTTCGGCAGCGGTGGGTTGGGGGTGATCGGCGGCACGGTCGGGGTGATGATCGGGATGACCGCCGCGACCGGGACGGTGGTCGGCCTGCAGGGCCACGCGGCGATGAACCAGCTCGGCACCGCCGCCTTCACCGGCTTCGTCTCCGCCTACTTCAACACCCGCGAGATCGCCCCGCTGGTGGCCGGGCTCGCGCTGTCCGCCACGGTCGGCGCGGGCTTCACCGCCCAGCTCGGCGCGATGCGGATCAACGAGGAGGTGGACGCGCTGGAGGGGATGGGTGTCCGCAGCCTGCCGTACCTGGTGACCACCCGGATCATCGCCGGGGTGGTCGCGGTGCTGCCGCTCTACGGCATCGGCCTGCTCTCCTCGTACGCCGCCTCGCGCGCGGTGACCGTGCTGGTCAACGGGCAGTCACCCGGCACCTACGACCACTACTTCGACCTCTTCCTGGCGCCGGCGGACGTGCTGCTGTCCGGCTTCAAGGTGCTGGTCTTCAGCGTGATCGTGATCCTGGCGCACTGCTACTACGGCTTCCACGCCAAGGGCGGTCCGGCCGGGGTCGGGATCGCGGTCGGCCGCTCGGTGCGGAACGCCATCGTGATCATCAGCATCACCGACTTCTTCCTCTCGCTCGCCATCTGGGGAGCCACCACCACCGTGCGGGTGGCCGGATGAGCCCCCGTCGATCCGGTCGGCTGGCGGCCGGAGTGGTCTTCCTGCTGGTGCCCGCGCTGCTCGCCGGCGTCTGTGTCGCGGTCTACGACCGGACCTTCGCCGACGAGACCACCGTCACCCTGGAGACCACCGCCGCCGGTAACGAGCTTCACGTCAACGCCGACGTGAAGCTGCGCGGCGTGGTGGTCGGCCGGGTCCGTGAGGTCGGCGCGGACGGCGACCGGGCCAGGCTCACGCTGGCGCTCGACCCGGCGCAACTGACCGGCATCCCGGCCGGGGTGACGGCCCAGCTGCTGCCCACCACCCTGTTCGGCGAACGCTTCGTGGCGCTGGTGCCCCCGGCCGCCGCCTCCGGCGACGCGCTGCGGGCGGGCGCCGTGATCGCCCAGGACCGGTCCGCCGAGGCCGTCGAGCTCGAACAGGTCCTGGACCACCTGCTGCCGCTGCTCTCCGCCGTCCAGCCCGAGAAGCTCTCCGCCACCCTGCACGCCGTCTCCACCGCGCTGCGCGGACGGGGTGCCCAGCTCGGGACCACGTTGGTCGAACTCGACTCCTACCTGGCCGGTCTCAACCCCGAACTCCCGGCCCTCACCCGGGACATCGGGCAACTGGTGACGGTCAGTCGGACGTACGGCGACGCCGCCCCCGAGCTCCTCCAGGCGCTCACCGACCTGACCACCACCAGCGGCACGCTGGACCGGCAGCAGGCCGGCCTGCGCGCGCTGTACGCGGCGGGCAGCGCGAGCGCGCGGGACCTGACCGACTTCCTGCAGCGCAACCGGTCCACCCTGATCCGGCTCTCCGCCGACAGCCGGGCCACCCTGGAACTGCTCGCCGAGTACGCCCCCGCCTTCCCCTGCACGCTGCGCACGCTGGCCGACTTCGTGCCGGTGATGGACAAGGCGCTCGGCAAGGGCACCGACCAACCCGGCCTGCACGTCACCGTCTCCACCCTGCCCTCGCGGGGCAGGTACCAGCCCGGCAAGGACGCTCCCGCGTACACCGCCACCGGCGGGCCCAAGTGCTACGACACCCCCTACACCGGCCGCGGCAGCACGCCGCCCGCCGCCACGGCGGGGGAGGGCTTCCCGATGCCCGCCGCGCTCGGCCTCGGCCTGCCCAACTCACCGCAGGAGAACGCGCTGGTGAACGAACTCCTGGCCCCTGGACGGGACTTGCCGGACTGGAGCAGCGTGCTGGCCGGGCCGCTGCTGCGCGGAGCCGAGGTGGAGCTGCGATGAGACGCCGCAGTCTGGCCGCGCCGATCGCCAAGTCGCTGGTCTTCATCCTGGTCACCGCCCTCGCCACCACCGCACTGGCGCTCGGCATCGCCGACACCGGCCTGGGCGACGCCACCTCCGGCTACCGGGCCCGGTTCACCGACGTGACCGGCCTGACCGTCGGCGACAGCGTGCGGATCGCCGGGGTGCGGGTCGGCGAGGTCGACGGGGTCACCGTGGTGGACCGCCGGTACGCCCAGGTGAGCTTCTCGGTCCGCCGGGGCACCCAGCTGCCCGGCTCGGTCACCGCCTCGGTCAAGTACCTCAATCTGGTCGGGCAGCGCTACCTCGAACTCGAGCGCGGCACCGGACCGTTGGCCGAGCGGCTGGCGCCGGGCGCCACCATCCCGCTGGAGCGCACCCGGCCCGCGCTCGACCTGACCCAGCTGTTCAGCGGTTTCCAGCCGCTCTTCCAGGGCCTGTCGCCGACCGAGGTGAACCGGCTCGCCGAGGAGATCGTCCAGGTGCTCCAGGGTCAGGGCGGCACGGTGGACAGCCTGTTGCGCAGCATCGGTTCGCTGACCGGCACGCTGGCCGCCAAGGACGAGGTGATCGGCCGGGTGATCGACAACCTGAACACGGTGGTCGCCACCGTCAACACCCACGAGCAGGGCTTCACCGAACTGGTCTCCACGCTCCAGCAGTTGGTGGCCGGCTTCGCCCGCGA
This genomic interval from Kitasatospora gansuensis contains the following:
- a CDS encoding MlaE family ABC transporter permease — translated: MTGALRHTGQLLSLSAGTVRDVFRRPFQLRELIEQFWFLASVTILPAALVSIPFGAVIALQVGSLAQQLGAQSFTGGASVLAVIQQASPLIVALLIAGAGGSAICADLGSRKIREELDAMEVMGVSPVQRLVVPRVLAAMAVAVLLNGLVSVVGTLGGYFFNVVLQHGTPGAYLASFSALAQLPDLYISELKALIFGFIAGIVAAYRGLNPRGGPKGVGDAVNQAVVITFLLLFVVNVVLTAVYLRIIPQKGA
- a CDS encoding MlaE family ABC transporter permease — encoded protein: MALLDRATPPGGPPEPPRRSRLAWLERTGDHLLFHLAALLWIPRALYRYFREVQRLLAEVAFGSGGLGVIGGTVGVMIGMTAATGTVVGLQGHAAMNQLGTAAFTGFVSAYFNTREIAPLVAGLALSATVGAGFTAQLGAMRINEEVDALEGMGVRSLPYLVTTRIIAGVVAVLPLYGIGLLSSYAASRAVTVLVNGQSPGTYDHYFDLFLAPADVLLSGFKVLVFSVIVILAHCYYGFHAKGGPAGVGIAVGRSVRNAIVIISITDFFLSLAIWGATTTVRVAG
- a CDS encoding MCE family protein — its product is MSPRRSGRLAAGVVFLLVPALLAGVCVAVYDRTFADETTVTLETTAAGNELHVNADVKLRGVVVGRVREVGADGDRARLTLALDPAQLTGIPAGVTAQLLPTTLFGERFVALVPPAAASGDALRAGAVIAQDRSAEAVELEQVLDHLLPLLSAVQPEKLSATLHAVSTALRGRGAQLGTTLVELDSYLAGLNPELPALTRDIGQLVTVSRTYGDAAPELLQALTDLTTTSGTLDRQQAGLRALYAAGSASARDLTDFLQRNRSTLIRLSADSRATLELLAEYAPAFPCTLRTLADFVPVMDKALGKGTDQPGLHVTVSTLPSRGRYQPGKDAPAYTATGGPKCYDTPYTGRGSTPPAATAGEGFPMPAALGLGLPNSPQENALVNELLAPGRDLPDWSSVLAGPLLRGAEVELR
- a CDS encoding MCE family protein, producing the protein MRRRSLAAPIAKSLVFILVTALATTALALGIADTGLGDATSGYRARFTDVTGLTVGDSVRIAGVRVGEVDGVTVVDRRYAQVSFSVRRGTQLPGSVTASVKYLNLVGQRYLELERGTGPLAERLAPGATIPLERTRPALDLTQLFSGFQPLFQGLSPTEVNRLAEEIVQVLQGQGGTVDSLLRSIGSLTGTLAAKDEVIGRVIDNLNTVVATVNTHEQGFTELVSTLQQLVAGFARDRQPIGEAVQALGALTTSTAGLLRDSRPPLKDTIGQLGRLSTGLAEHSTQLEGFLQRSPEKLRTLGRLASYGSWFNLYLCQARVSGVGTTDGSAPPTGIGVTEPRCQG